The following coding sequences are from one Devosia yakushimensis window:
- a CDS encoding DnaJ C-terminal domain-containing protein yields MRDPYTVLGVPRSASEKDIKSAYRKLAKKYHPDQNPDDTSTHGKFAEATNAYDLLTDAEKRGQFDRGEIDADGNPKFAGFNSGAARGGRPGQGGFSAEDILKEFMSGFGGQPRGSAGRGPAGGAQWDPFAGAAAGGGRGQAKGEDIVVTAAVSLEDAHKAASIPVRMPSGKVLSVKLPEKVEEGQQIRLKGQGSPSPFGEPGDALVTVRFEKSKQFRRDGADLRTDVPITLYEAVLGTKVRVPTLDGSVELTLPPGVDTGKSLRLKGKGLYGGGDLYVNLKVVLPPGGDADLEALARFMRDQKPYKVRDN; encoded by the coding sequence ATGCGCGATCCCTATACCGTGCTTGGGGTGCCACGTTCGGCGAGCGAGAAGGACATCAAGTCCGCCTATCGCAAGCTCGCCAAGAAGTATCACCCCGACCAAAATCCCGATGATACCTCGACGCACGGCAAATTTGCCGAGGCGACCAATGCCTATGACCTGTTGACCGACGCGGAAAAGCGCGGCCAGTTCGACCGCGGCGAGATCGATGCCGATGGCAATCCGAAATTTGCCGGCTTCAATTCCGGCGCCGCGCGCGGTGGCCGCCCCGGTCAGGGCGGGTTTTCGGCCGAGGACATTCTCAAGGAATTCATGAGCGGCTTTGGCGGCCAGCCGCGCGGCAGTGCGGGCCGCGGCCCGGCCGGTGGCGCGCAATGGGATCCGTTTGCCGGCGCTGCCGCGGGCGGCGGGCGCGGACAGGCCAAGGGCGAGGATATTGTCGTCACCGCTGCCGTGTCGCTCGAGGATGCCCACAAGGCCGCTTCGATCCCCGTGCGCATGCCTTCGGGCAAGGTGCTGTCGGTCAAGCTTCCCGAAAAGGTGGAGGAAGGCCAGCAGATCCGCCTCAAGGGCCAGGGCAGTCCCTCCCCCTTCGGCGAGCCGGGCGATGCCCTGGTCACCGTGCGCTTTGAAAAATCCAAGCAGTTCCGCCGCGACGGGGCCGACCTGCGCACCGATGTCCCGATCACACTCTACGAAGCCGTGCTGGGCACCAAGGTGCGCGTGCCCACGCTCGACGGCTCGGTGGAACTCACCCTGCCCCCCGGCGTCGACACCGGCAAATCCTTGCGCCTCAAGGGCAAGGGCCTTTATGGCGGCGGCGACCTCTATGTGAACCTCAAGGTGG